Proteins encoded in a region of the Pelmatolapia mariae isolate MD_Pm_ZW linkage group LG16_19, Pm_UMD_F_2, whole genome shotgun sequence genome:
- the gphb5 gene encoding glycoprotein hormone beta-5: protein MVQENGQSDNISCVSTINLRRFIGCAVREFTFLARKPGCGSLHITTDACWGRCETWEKPILEPPFIESYQRVCTYNETRLETVKLPNCQPNVDPTYTYPVALRCDCGVCLTSTTECITSV from the exons TCCGACaacatcagctgtgtgtcaACCATCAACCTGCGGCGTTTCATTGGCTGCGCAGTCCGGGAGTTCACCTTTCTGGCCAGGAAGCCCGGCTGTGGGAGTCTGCACATCACCACTGATGCCTGCTGGGGGCGCTGTGAGACCTGGGAG aagccAATCCTGGAGCCTCCCTTCATTGAGTCCTATCAGCGGGTTTGTACTTACAATGAGACTCGGCTGGAGACTGTGAAACTACCAAACTGTCAGCCCAATGTAGATCCAACATACACCTACCCTGTGGCCTTAAGATGTGACTGTGGAGTCTGTCTGACCAGCACTACTGAATGCATAACTTCTGTGTGA